One region of Exiguobacterium acetylicum genomic DNA includes:
- the mazG gene encoding nucleoside triphosphate pyrophosphohydrolase: MTHRITIVGLGVGELEQLPFGIYRLLKNTTQPVYLRTMDHPVVSELAAEGMNFTSFDSVYERHSRFEDVYTEIVEELLRLSKTTDIIYAVPGHPLVAESTVQQLLERTDAVDVVGGQSFLDPMFAALGVDPIEGFQLLDATAFAVDEAQIRQHLLIGQVYDALVAGDLKVQLMERYPDEHLVTLVTAAGTSKQTVQSVPLYELDHVTTLSNLTTVYVPPVTDEQTLNRDFATLKEIIARLRGEGGCPWDQEQTHESLKRHLIEESYELLEAIDLQDDNLMIEELGDVLLQVMLHAQIGLDEGYFDIRDVIGSVSDKMIRRHPHVFGETIVDSSADVVSNWQDIKAQEKPERTSLLDGVTKGAPALMRAEDIQKKVAKVGFEWSDVEGALEKVIEELRELKEAAPEERLGEFGDVLFSMTLVGKYLGLSAEEGLQQTNDKFIRRFTRMEQLADRPLVEMTLEEQDSLWHQAKQEEQS, encoded by the coding sequence ATGACACACCGAATTACGATCGTCGGCCTTGGCGTCGGCGAACTCGAACAATTGCCGTTTGGCATCTATCGATTATTAAAAAACACGACACAACCCGTCTATTTACGGACAATGGATCATCCAGTCGTTTCAGAACTCGCAGCAGAGGGAATGAACTTTACATCATTTGACTCAGTTTACGAACGACATAGTCGGTTTGAAGACGTATACACAGAAATCGTTGAGGAATTGCTTCGCCTCTCAAAGACGACGGACATCATCTATGCCGTCCCAGGTCATCCACTGGTCGCTGAAAGTACCGTCCAACAGTTATTAGAGCGAACGGACGCGGTCGACGTTGTAGGCGGACAAAGTTTTCTTGATCCGATGTTCGCGGCGCTTGGTGTGGATCCGATTGAAGGATTCCAGTTGCTTGATGCGACGGCGTTTGCCGTCGATGAAGCACAGATCCGTCAACATCTGCTGATTGGACAAGTCTATGATGCGCTCGTCGCCGGTGACTTAAAGGTTCAGCTGATGGAACGTTATCCGGACGAACATCTTGTCACTTTGGTCACGGCAGCGGGTACAAGCAAACAAACTGTCCAAAGTGTGCCGTTATATGAACTCGATCATGTGACGACGCTCAGTAACCTGACGACAGTCTACGTGCCACCAGTCACGGATGAGCAGACGTTAAACCGTGACTTCGCGACATTAAAAGAGATCATCGCGCGATTACGTGGTGAAGGTGGTTGCCCATGGGATCAAGAGCAGACACATGAGTCCTTAAAACGTCATTTAATCGAAGAATCTTACGAATTACTGGAAGCGATCGACCTTCAGGACGATAACTTAATGATAGAAGAGTTAGGAGACGTCCTTTTACAGGTCATGCTCCACGCACAAATTGGTCTAGATGAAGGGTATTTCGACATTCGAGATGTCATCGGAAGCGTCAGTGATAAGATGATTCGTCGTCATCCACACGTCTTCGGAGAAACGATTGTCGATTCTTCAGCAGACGTCGTTTCGAACTGGCAAGACATCAAAGCACAAGAAAAACCGGAGCGAACTTCCTTGCTCGATGGCGTAACAAAAGGAGCACCTGCCTTGATGCGCGCAGAAGATATTCAAAAGAAAGTGGCGAAAGTCGGTTTTGAATGGAGTGACGTCGAGGGTGCACTTGAAAAAGTAATCGAAGAGTTACGTGAATTGAAGGAAGCCGCACCAGAAGAACGACTAGGTGAATTCGGAGACGTTCTGTTTTCGATGACACTCGTTGGGAAATACCTTGGTCTCTCGGCAGAAGAGGGGCTACAACAGACGAATGATAAATTCATCCGTCGCTTTACGCGAATGGAACAGCTGGCGGATCGACCGCTCGTTGAGATGACGCTTGAAGAGCAAGATTCACTCTGGCATCAAGCGAAGCAGGAGGAACAGTCATGA
- a CDS encoding RNA-binding S4 domain-containing protein: MRLDKFLKVSRLIKRRTLAKEVADQGRITINGNVAKASSTVAAGDEMTIRFGNKIVTVAISSIKEHAKKEEASDMYEIIREEKVNSEESM; the protein is encoded by the coding sequence ATGAGACTTGATAAATTTTTAAAAGTATCGCGTCTGATCAAACGACGGACGCTTGCAAAAGAAGTAGCGGATCAAGGTCGGATTACGATCAATGGTAATGTGGCGAAAGCAAGTAGCACGGTAGCAGCTGGTGACGAGATGACGATCCGGTTCGGAAATAAGATTGTCACGGTTGCGATTTCGAGCATTAAAGAACATGCTAAAAAAGAAGAAGCGTCTGATATGTATGAGATCATCCGTGAAGAAAAGGTGAATTCCGAAGAATCGATGTAA
- a CDS encoding FtsB family cell division protein produces the protein MPTPLESGRPAPKIKPLNDRKKQLSQNAIENRRRLKNRFFLCLTVFLLIFSLMGWSYMEKRQLIAEQKQSFQVAEQEQTKAKKETARLKEEINRLNDKEYVANLARSELLYSKKGETIFYFSPED, from the coding sequence ATGCCAACACCGCTCGAATCAGGGCGTCCAGCGCCAAAGATCAAGCCGCTCAATGACCGTAAGAAGCAGTTGAGTCAGAATGCCATCGAAAACCGTCGACGCCTCAAAAATCGCTTTTTCCTGTGTCTGACCGTCTTTTTGCTCATCTTTTCCCTCATGGGGTGGTCATACATGGAAAAACGGCAATTGATCGCTGAACAAAAGCAGTCGTTTCAAGTCGCCGAACAAGAGCAGACGAAAGCAAAAAAAGAGACCGCCCGTCTGAAGGAAGAAATCAATCGCCTCAATGATAAAGAGTATGTAGCGAACTTAGCTCGGAGCGAGTTGCTCTATTCGAAAAAAGGGGAAACGATCTTCTACTTTTCACCGGAAGACTAA
- a CDS encoding S1 domain-containing RNA-binding protein, with amino-acid sequence MSIEVGSKVQGKVTGITNFGAFVELPTGKTGLVHISEVADSYVKDINDVLTVGQEITVKVLSVENDGKIGLSIKKAVDRPEGERPRPARQFDRGPRPAGQDRGPRSFDNKGPRGGGNRGGFNKGGRGTPPPRKEQSFDTLMSSFLKDSEDRLATLKRQTDSKRGGRGAKRQ; translated from the coding sequence ATGTCGATTGAAGTAGGCAGCAAAGTGCAAGGGAAAGTAACAGGCATCACGAATTTCGGAGCGTTCGTTGAGTTACCAACAGGGAAAACTGGTCTTGTTCACATCAGTGAAGTGGCAGATTCTTACGTTAAAGACATCAATGATGTGTTGACGGTTGGTCAAGAAATCACCGTCAAAGTCTTAAGTGTTGAAAACGATGGTAAGATCGGTCTTTCCATCAAAAAAGCCGTCGATCGTCCAGAAGGCGAACGTCCTCGTCCTGCACGTCAGTTCGACCGTGGACCACGTCCAGCAGGACAAGATCGTGGACCACGTTCGTTCGATAACAAAGGACCACGTGGAGGCGGTAACCGTGGAGGCTTCAACAAAGGCGGCCGTGGTACACCACCACCGCGCAAAGAACAATCGTTCGATACGCTGATGTCTAGTTTCCTGAAAGATAGTGAAGATCGTCTTGCTACATTGAAACGTCAAACGGATTCAAAACGTGGCGGACGCGGCGCAAAACGTCAATAA
- the tilS gene encoding tRNA lysidine(34) synthetase TilS, which yields MEGVPFEPLLVGVSGGCDSMVLVDRLYKEGYDIAIAHVHHGLREASDEEARFIKEWATSRKISFFMTRLEWTGRTSSQAACREERYAFFKRIMEETGRSRLVLAHHQDDQIETLLIQLIRGEAQIDGIPTVRPFGNGWLHRPLLHESKQMLLDYALQHEVPWREDASNAETTYLRNQIRHTIVPPLREIRPEFEQATAAAAHARQQIMREQATFVATYLDRCKEANGVPIARILELPTDLQRLVLPTLTGETFSSETIRHFVTWLRVDKGSDEVYYGNWRMRRAYGFLMQDRVIRSMNDDLSFQVGENLGTYHYGEQMVRFSIGNQGIPLDAIAFPLTVRPPRPGDRIQLAVGSKKVSRILIDAKVPRYLREQVPVVVDANGVILAVIGHRIAIFGSFELLAKSYLMIEW from the coding sequence ATGGAAGGTGTGCCGTTCGAACCACTTTTAGTAGGTGTGTCGGGAGGTTGTGATTCGATGGTACTCGTTGATCGGTTGTACAAAGAGGGCTACGATATCGCGATTGCTCATGTACATCATGGATTACGAGAAGCGTCCGACGAAGAAGCGCGCTTTATTAAGGAGTGGGCAACGTCCCGAAAGATCTCCTTTTTCATGACACGTTTAGAATGGACTGGACGTACGAGCTCTCAAGCAGCTTGTCGCGAAGAGAGATACGCGTTTTTTAAACGAATCATGGAAGAGACCGGGCGCTCGCGTCTGGTTCTCGCTCATCATCAAGACGATCAAATCGAGACGCTACTCATTCAGCTCATTCGTGGAGAAGCGCAAATTGATGGGATTCCGACGGTTCGTCCGTTTGGTAACGGTTGGTTGCATCGACCGTTGCTACATGAATCGAAGCAAATGTTGCTTGATTATGCGTTGCAACATGAAGTCCCGTGGAGAGAAGATGCGTCAAATGCAGAAACTACTTATTTGCGCAATCAAATCCGGCATACGATTGTTCCGCCACTCCGAGAAATTCGTCCGGAGTTTGAACAAGCAACAGCAGCGGCAGCACATGCGCGACAGCAAATCATGCGTGAGCAGGCGACATTCGTCGCGACGTATCTCGACCGGTGTAAGGAGGCGAACGGAGTTCCGATCGCACGTATTTTAGAATTACCGACGGATTTACAGCGGCTTGTCTTGCCGACACTAACAGGAGAAACGTTTTCTTCAGAAACGATTCGTCACTTTGTTACATGGCTTCGGGTGGATAAGGGCTCGGACGAAGTGTATTATGGAAACTGGAGGATGCGACGTGCATATGGCTTTTTGATGCAGGATCGTGTGATACGGTCAATGAATGACGATTTATCGTTTCAAGTAGGGGAGAATTTGGGAACGTATCATTATGGTGAACAAATGGTTCGCTTCTCAATCGGAAACCAAGGTATCCCGCTGGACGCGATTGCGTTCCCGTTGACGGTGCGTCCGCCACGTCCAGGAGATCGGATTCAGCTTGCTGTAGGTTCGAAAAAAGTCAGTCGAATTCTGATTGATGCTAAGGTTCCACGTTATCTCCGAGAACAGGTTCCGGTCGTCGTCGATGCAAATGGAGTGATTTTAGCCGTCATTGGACATCGAATTGCAATATTCGGGTCATTTGAACTCCTCGCAAAATCTTATTTAATGATAGAATGGTAA
- the hpt gene encoding hypoxanthine phosphoribosyltransferase, with translation MTLMNDMEKVLISEEEIQNKVGALAGELTADYHDRFPLLVCVLKGAMPFMSDLVKKMDMHLEMDFMDVSTYHGGTTSTGEVKIEKDLNTSVEGRDILIVEDIIDSGLTLGYLVDLFKYRKAKSVKIVTLLDKPTGRKNDLHADYSGFVIPHEFVVGYGLDYEEKYRNLPYVGVLKPAVYGG, from the coding sequence ATGACCTTGATGAACGATATGGAAAAAGTACTGATTTCAGAAGAAGAGATCCAAAATAAAGTGGGCGCACTCGCCGGCGAATTGACAGCGGATTATCACGATCGTTTTCCGTTGCTTGTGTGTGTCTTAAAAGGCGCAATGCCGTTCATGTCTGATCTTGTGAAAAAGATGGATATGCACCTTGAAATGGACTTCATGGACGTTTCAACGTATCACGGTGGGACAACATCAACAGGTGAAGTCAAGATTGAAAAAGATTTGAACACATCGGTAGAAGGACGCGACATCTTGATTGTCGAAGATATCATCGACAGCGGATTAACGCTTGGCTACCTCGTTGACCTCTTCAAGTACCGGAAAGCGAAGTCCGTTAAGATCGTGACGTTGCTCGACAAACCAACAGGACGGAAGAATGACTTGCACGCAGATTACAGCGGCTTCGTCATTCCACACGAATTCGTCGTCGGTTATGGTCTCGATTACGAAGAGAAATACCGTAACCTTCCGTATGTAGGTGTCTTGAAACCTGCAGTCTACGGCGGCTAA
- the ftsH gene encoding ATP-dependent zinc metalloprotease FtsH produces the protein MNRAVKNTLVFGVIFLALILFLQYLQSPVNKSKEINYTQFVESVEKGEIKTATFQYEGQTYNVTGDLREKDSTYETVVPAVDTELTDLYTQLRSQGVKLDFKAAETNGGWIALLTTIVPFIIIFILFFFLINQAQGGGGGGRVMNFGKSKARLYDTEKKKITFDDVAGADEEKQELVEVVEFLKDPRKFAKLGARIPKGVLLVGPPGTGKTLLARAAAGEAGVPFFSISGSDFVEMFVGVGASRVRDLFENAKKNAPCIIFIDEIDAVGRQRGAGLGGGHDEREQTLNQLLVEMDGFSENEGIIMIAATNRADILDPALLRPGRFDRQITVDRPDVVGREAVLKVHARNKPLDSTVDLKAIAQRTPGFSGADLENLLNEAALVAARADRDKVSIVDLEEAIDRVIAGPAKKSRIISPKEKKIVAWHEAGHTIIGVTLDDADEVHKVTIVPRGNAGGYVVMLPKEDRYFMTKPELEDKITGLLGGRVAEDIVFGEVSTGASNDFQRATGLARKMVMEFGMSEKLGPLQFGSGQSGNVFLGRDFQNEQNYSDAIAHEIDTEIQAIINRCYQKAKDILTEKRDQLDLIATTLLEVETLDQKQIHHLLETGEYKKHEPEATTPKAEEKAPESTDATVDQPTESPTQMGSVVDEGKNVDTDTPDTPRRDDQV, from the coding sequence ATGAACCGAGCAGTGAAGAATACCCTCGTGTTTGGGGTCATTTTTCTAGCTTTGATCTTGTTTCTGCAATACTTGCAGAGTCCAGTGAACAAAAGCAAAGAAATCAATTACACACAGTTTGTCGAGTCTGTTGAAAAAGGTGAAATCAAGACGGCTACCTTCCAATATGAAGGGCAGACGTATAATGTGACAGGAGATTTGCGTGAAAAAGATTCAACGTATGAGACAGTCGTACCGGCTGTTGATACGGAACTAACGGATCTCTATACGCAACTCAGAAGCCAAGGAGTCAAATTGGACTTTAAGGCAGCAGAAACGAATGGTGGTTGGATCGCGTTACTGACGACGATCGTTCCATTCATCATCATCTTCATCCTCTTCTTCTTCTTGATTAATCAAGCACAAGGTGGCGGTGGTGGCGGTCGCGTCATGAACTTCGGGAAATCGAAGGCACGCCTCTATGATACAGAGAAGAAAAAGATTACGTTTGATGATGTAGCCGGTGCAGACGAAGAGAAACAAGAACTCGTCGAAGTCGTTGAATTCTTGAAAGATCCGCGTAAATTCGCGAAACTCGGTGCCCGTATTCCGAAAGGGGTCCTCCTCGTAGGTCCTCCAGGTACAGGTAAGACGTTGCTCGCACGTGCCGCAGCTGGTGAAGCTGGCGTACCATTCTTCTCGATTTCAGGTTCTGACTTCGTTGAGATGTTCGTCGGTGTCGGGGCATCACGTGTCCGTGACTTGTTCGAAAACGCGAAGAAAAATGCACCATGTATCATCTTCATCGATGAAATCGATGCTGTTGGTCGTCAACGGGGCGCAGGTCTCGGTGGTGGACACGATGAGCGTGAGCAAACATTGAACCAACTTCTCGTTGAGATGGATGGATTCAGTGAAAACGAAGGCATCATCATGATCGCAGCAACGAACCGTGCTGATATTCTTGACCCAGCCTTACTCCGTCCAGGTCGTTTTGACCGTCAAATCACGGTTGACCGTCCAGATGTCGTCGGTCGTGAAGCAGTCTTGAAAGTTCACGCGCGGAACAAACCGCTCGATTCAACGGTTGATTTAAAAGCCATCGCACAACGAACACCTGGATTCTCAGGTGCGGATCTTGAAAACCTTCTAAACGAAGCAGCACTTGTTGCCGCTCGTGCAGATCGTGATAAAGTCTCAATCGTTGACCTCGAAGAAGCGATTGACCGCGTCATCGCTGGACCAGCGAAGAAGAGCCGGATCATCTCGCCGAAAGAGAAAAAGATCGTCGCATGGCACGAAGCTGGACATACGATCATCGGTGTCACGCTAGACGATGCGGATGAAGTACACAAGGTAACGATCGTTCCTCGCGGAAACGCGGGCGGATATGTCGTCATGTTGCCAAAAGAAGATCGTTACTTCATGACGAAGCCGGAACTCGAAGATAAGATTACTGGATTGCTCGGTGGTCGCGTCGCAGAGGACATCGTCTTCGGAGAAGTCTCGACTGGGGCAAGCAATGACTTCCAGCGTGCGACAGGTCTTGCACGGAAAATGGTCATGGAGTTCGGGATGAGTGAAAAACTCGGACCACTTCAATTCGGATCAGGTCAAAGCGGTAACGTCTTCCTCGGCCGTGATTTCCAAAACGAACAGAATTACTCGGATGCAATCGCACACGAGATCGATACGGAAATCCAAGCGATCATCAACCGCTGTTACCAAAAAGCGAAAGATATCCTAACTGAGAAGCGCGATCAGCTCGACTTGATTGCAACGACGTTGCTTGAAGTTGAAACACTTGATCAAAAACAAATTCACCATCTCCTAGAGACAGGCGAATACAAAAAACATGAACCAGAAGCAACGACTCCAAAAGCAGAAGAGAAAGCACCGGAATCGACAGATGCAACTGTTGATCAACCGACAGAGTCTCCAACGCAAATGGGTTCAGTCGTTGACGAAGGGAAAAATGTAGATACGGATACACCAGATACGCCGCGTCGCGACGATCAAGTGTAA
- a CDS encoding type III pantothenate kinase produces the protein MILVIDVGNTNIVLGVYQGQELIEHWRIATDRTRTTDEYGMLVKALFRDAELNVEEIEGIVLSSVVPPVVFPLENMCVRYFKRRPFLIGPGIKTGLDLKVDNPREVGADRIVNAVAATAKYEGPMIIVDFGTATTYCYIDAQKRYYGGIISPGVMVATEALYNKAAKLPRIEIAKPQSAIGRNTIHAMQSGTYFGYVAQVDGLVHRMKEEMGEAKVIATGGLARLISEESTMIEVVDPFLTLDGLRIIYERNK, from the coding sequence ATGATTTTAGTCATCGATGTCGGAAATACGAATATCGTCTTAGGTGTCTATCAAGGACAAGAGTTGATTGAGCATTGGCGGATTGCGACAGACCGAACACGGACGACGGACGAATACGGTATGCTCGTCAAAGCGTTGTTCCGTGACGCAGAGCTAAACGTGGAAGAAATCGAGGGAATCGTGTTATCATCTGTCGTACCCCCCGTCGTGTTTCCACTAGAAAATATGTGTGTACGTTACTTTAAACGCCGTCCGTTCTTGATTGGACCAGGAATCAAGACAGGACTGGATTTAAAAGTCGATAATCCACGGGAAGTGGGAGCCGATCGAATCGTCAACGCAGTAGCGGCGACGGCGAAATACGAGGGACCGATGATCATCGTCGATTTCGGAACAGCGACGACGTATTGTTACATCGATGCACAAAAACGGTATTACGGCGGCATCATCTCACCTGGTGTGATGGTTGCAACCGAGGCACTCTATAATAAGGCAGCAAAATTACCGCGAATCGAAATCGCGAAACCGCAGTCAGCCATCGGACGGAATACGATCCATGCGATGCAGTCGGGGACCTACTTCGGATATGTGGCACAGGTGGACGGACTCGTTCACCGGATGAAAGAAGAAATGGGAGAAGCGAAGGTCATCGCGACCGGCGGCTTAGCCCGATTAATCAGCGAGGAATCCACGATGATTGAGGTCGTCGATCCATTCTTGACGTTAGATGGATTACGGATTATCTACGAACGAAATAAGTGA
- the hslO gene encoding Hsp33 family molecular chaperone HslO has protein sequence MKREELLAQLKDDYLVRALGFNGEVRAFAIRSTKTVYEAQLRHQTTPVVTAALGRTLTIGAMMGTMQKGDTRVTLKVEGDGPIGKIIVDADAKGVVRGYVSRPRVEMDTYVNADGLTKLKVGEAVGRGNISVIKDLGLRDFVGGQSPIQTGEISEDFTYYFAVSEQSPSVVGAGVLVYPEDESVIAAGGLIVQLMPGASEETIAALEKRVGALKPISILVGEEKTPEEMLELVLGDYEHLDTIPVSFECTCDRDKLATAIIALGPDEIQAMIDEDGGAEAVCHFCSEHYHYDVPELEELREKSLERA, from the coding sequence ATGAAACGTGAAGAATTATTAGCACAATTAAAAGATGACTATTTAGTACGGGCGTTAGGCTTCAATGGAGAAGTCCGTGCGTTTGCAATCCGTTCGACGAAGACGGTCTATGAAGCACAACTGCGCCACCAGACGACACCTGTCGTCACAGCAGCGCTCGGTCGGACACTGACGATCGGTGCAATGATGGGTACGATGCAAAAAGGCGATACACGTGTCACATTAAAAGTCGAAGGCGATGGACCGATTGGGAAAATCATCGTTGATGCCGACGCAAAAGGTGTCGTACGTGGATATGTGAGTCGTCCCCGCGTCGAGATGGATACGTATGTCAATGCAGATGGTCTGACGAAACTAAAAGTCGGTGAAGCGGTCGGTCGCGGAAACATCTCTGTCATCAAAGACCTCGGGTTGCGTGACTTCGTCGGTGGTCAATCGCCGATTCAAACAGGTGAGATCAGCGAAGACTTCACGTATTACTTCGCTGTATCGGAACAAAGCCCATCGGTCGTTGGGGCTGGCGTTCTCGTTTATCCAGAAGACGAATCAGTCATTGCAGCAGGTGGCTTGATCGTTCAATTGATGCCAGGTGCATCGGAAGAGACGATTGCAGCACTCGAAAAACGTGTCGGAGCCCTTAAACCGATCTCGATTCTCGTCGGTGAGGAAAAAACACCGGAAGAAATGTTAGAACTCGTTCTCGGTGATTACGAACATCTTGATACGATTCCGGTATCATTCGAATGTACGTGTGATCGTGACAAATTAGCGACAGCGATCATCGCTCTTGGACCAGATGAGATTCAAGCGATGATTGATGAAGATGGCGGTGCGGAAGCTGTTTGTCACTTCTGTTCAGAGCATTATCACTATGACGTTCCGGAATTAGAGGAACTTCGCGAAAAATCACTCGAAAGAGCATAA